From Halanaerobium saccharolyticum subsp. saccharolyticum DSM 6643:
ATCCTGCAGACTGCTGTGCTGGCTGCTAATATAAACCTCAGGGTCAGCGGCAATTAAGCTTTCCATACTATATGTTGGCCAGCTCCCTTGAGCCTCACGACCGACATTGTAACCCCCAGCAGCATAAATCAAACTATCAATAAAAGTTCCGCTGCCAGCTGTATATAATGGGTCTGACCAAATTTCGTAAAAAACCCTTCGCCGTTCATTATTTTCGAGCTTTTTAGCCACAATTTTTTTCAACCGTTGATGTTCTTTTTCCATCTCTGCAGTTATCTCTGATCCAGCACTCTGGGCAGAAATTAAATAAGAAATGTCATCAATCATATCTATTGTATCATTAATTGAGCCAGGTTTAAAACCAATATTTTTAATTCCCAATTCAGTTAACCGTTTTAGAACTGCAATTTTACTTACAGATTCAGCAATTACAAGATCTGGTTCTAAAGAAATTATCTTTTCTAGATTAGGCTCATCAATTCTACCCACATCTTCTTTATTCAATGCATCATCTGGATAATCGCAGGCCGAACTAACAGCTACCAGTTTATCTTCCAGGCCGAGAGCATAAATAATTTCTGTAATTGCCGGCGCCAAAGAGATGATTCTCTGCACTTCCTTTTCAATTACAATCTCCCTTCCCAAATCATCGGTATATTTAATTGGAAAAAAATCAGCTAAAACTGATGTCGAAGCTGTAAAAATTATCAAACAAATCATGAGCAGCATAAAAATTGTTTTTCTCATTTGATCCACCTCAGCTTAAAGACTTTAGTGATTATAGTATTTTATCTCTTTTAGGAATGGGAATTGGTGCTACCTTATGGCTGTTTTTAGAGGCCAATTCTTTAATCTTTGTTTCAACTTCTGGCTCAGCCTCACCAGTTAATATATATTGGTCAAGTTCTTCGTAACTAAAACCCATTTCAGACTCATCTGTCTGTCCTTCCCAAAGGCCAGCCGAAGGCTTTTTCTCTATAATTTCAAGCGGAATATCCAGCACCCTTGCCAGCTCTTTAACCTCATGCTTTACTAATGAACCAAGTGGTGCTAGATCAATACCTCCATCACCGTGTTTGGTAAAATAACCAATTTTCAATTCACTCCAATTATCTGTTCCTACAACCAGATAGTCTTTAGATTGGGCATAATAATATAAGGTGGTCATCCGCAGACGAGGTTTAATATTAGCTTCAGCTAATTTTCCGCCTTTAATACCAGTTGCCCTTAAATTATCTAA
This genomic window contains:
- a CDS encoding ABC transporter substrate-binding protein — protein: MRKTIFMLLMICLIIFTASTSVLADFFPIKYTDDLGREIVIEKEVQRIISLAPAITEIIYALGLEDKLVAVSSACDYPDDALNKEDVGRIDEPNLEKIISLEPDLVIAESVSKIAVLKRLTELGIKNIGFKPGSINDTIDMIDDISYLISAQSAGSEITAEMEKEHQRLKKIVAKKLENNERRRVFYEIWSDPLYTAGSGTFIDSLIYAAGGYNVGREAQGSWPTYSMESLIAADPEVYISSQHSSLQDLTIEKLKQKKILREISAFKNDRLYLVNQDLVNRPSPRIIEGYKELIKAIFPELKEEID
- the nadE gene encoding NAD(+) synthase, which gives rise to MDKKLIANNDYEKIKDNLVSWLQKKVKNSGLKGAVVGLSGGIDSAVTARLAQLAFGEDLLTVIMPCHSSSKDKQDALKIANEFKMPVVENDLSEVYDHLLDNLRATGIKGGKLAEANIKPRLRMTTLYYYAQSKDYLVVGTDNWSELKIGYFTKHGDGGIDLAPLGSLVKHEVKELARVLDIPLEIIEKKPSAGLWEGQTDESEMGFSYEELDQYILTGEAEPEVETKIKELASKNSHKVAPIPIPKRDKIL